In Uranotaenia lowii strain MFRU-FL chromosome 2, ASM2978415v1, whole genome shotgun sequence, one genomic interval encodes:
- the LOC129744314 gene encoding lon protease homolog, mitochondrial isoform X1, which produces MNQILCQATRFGRSNGVKSISSQLIRNRMPKHTAVASVAGSERLLSTIHQESCATQRSWIQFSAFSRTRKISHSPMVISARLFCAKNDTEDDDMLDTPEPAANSFGTQLPATVAIPEVWPHLPVIAAKRNPVFPRFMKILEITNPMLIDLIRRKVKLNQPYVGIFLKKDDDNPNELMDNLTEIYNVGTFAQIQEMQDLGDKIRLVVTAHRRIKITGQLYEDLEAPQEGKQMTIKYPFFKTQINVSVDETDAEKRRRKHKNRNKKLVRNTNNDSTPEGEPIEEPPKRRLLNVGEQQPVLMVEVENIKHDTFKHTEEVKALTQEVIKTIRDIITMNPLYRESLQQMLNQNQRVVDNPVYLCDLGASLSSAEPQELQEILEELDIPKRLMLALSLLKKELELSKLQAKIGREVEEKVKQQHRKYILQEQLKVIKKELGIEKDDKDAIGEKYRERIKDKVVPQAVAAVIDEELNKLNFLESHSSEFNVTRNYLDWLTTLPWGVTSEENLDIDRASEILDSDHYGMEDIKKRILEFIAVSQLKGTTQGKILCFHGPPGVGKTSIARSIARALNREYFRFSVGGMTDVAEIKGHRRTYVGAMPGKLIQCLKKTKTENPLVLIDEVDKIGKGYQGDPSSALLEMLDPEQNANFLDHYLDVAVDLSKVLFICTANVIDTIPEPLRDRMEMIDMSGYVAEEKMAIARQYLIPQAKKECGLEDKHINITDDALHVLIRSYCRESGVRNLQKQIEKVIRKVTYKVVRKEIESAEITGNNLNELLGKPIFTHDRMYKNTPPGVVMGLAWTAMGGSALYIETAKRKLLEAGKKEGSRDGSLEVTGHLGDVMKESARISLTVARNFMLELDAKNDFLESNHIHLHVPEGATPKDGPSAGVTIVTALLSLAKNQPIRQNVAMTGEISLTGVVLPVGGIKEKTIAAKRSGVNCIILPEENKKDFTDLPKFITDGLEVHFVESYKDVYKIVFS; this is translated from the exons atgaatcaaatactTTGCCAAGCTACTCGCTTCGGGAGATCGAATGGAGTTAAAAGTATATCGTCACAGTTGATTCGAAATCGAATGCCGAAACACACGGCTGTAGCTTCGGTTGCTGGAAGCGAAAGATTGTTGAGCACCATTCACCAGGAATCATGTGCCACCCAACGATCGTGGATACAATTTTCTGCATTTAGTCGTACTCGAAAAATCAGTCACTCGCCAATGGTGATCAGTGCTCGGTTATTTTGCGCTAAAAACGATACTGAGGATGATGACATGCTGGACACGCCGGAACCGGCAGCTAACTCATTCGGTACCCAACTTCCAGCAACAGTGGCAATTCCGGAAGTGTGGCCCCATCTACCGGTGATTGCTGCCAAACGAAATCCGGTATTTCCCAGGTTCATGAAAATATTAGAG ATTACGAACCCCATGCTGATAGACTTAATTCGAAGGAAGGTTAAGCTTAATCAACCTTACGTTGGTATCTTTCTGAAAAAAGACGATGATAACCCCAACGAACTTATGGACAATCTGACCGAAATTTACAATGTGGGAACATTTGCTCAAATCCAGGAAATGCAGGATTTGGGTGATAAAATTCGACTGGTAGTCACAGCCCATCGGAGGATCAAAATTACCGGCCAGTTGTATGAAGACCTAGAAGCACCCCAAGAAGGCAAGC AAATGACAATAAAATATCCgttctttaaaacacaaatCAATGTCTCAGTTGATGAAACGGATGCAGAGAAGCGTAGACGCAAGCACAAGAATCGCAATAAAAAATTGGTTCGCAATACCAACAATGACAGCACACCGGAAGGCGAACCTATTGAGGAACCTCCCAAGCGACGCTTGCTGAACGTGGGTGAACAGCAACCAGTGTTGATGGTGgaagttgaaaatatcaaaCACGATACATTTAAACACACCGAAGAGGTCAAGGCACTTACTCAAGAGGTCATCAAGACAATACGTGATATAATTACGATGAATCCGCTCTACAG AGAGAGTCTACAACAAATGCTTAATCAGAATCAACGAGTTGTTGATAATCCCGTGTACCTTTGTGATCTTGGAGCTTCTCTCTCGTCAGCTGAACCGCAGGAGTTGCAGGAAATTCTTGAAGAGTTAGAT ATTCCAAAAAGACTGATGCTCGCATTGTCACTTCTAAAAAAAGAACTAGAACTGTCCAAGCTACAAGCCAAGATTGGTCGCGAGGTGGAGGAAAAAGTAAAGCAACAGCATCGCAAATATATACTACAGGAGCAACTGAAGGTTATCAAAAAAGAGCTTGGAATCGAGAAGGATGACAAGGATGCTATTGGAGAGAAGTACCGCGAAAGAATTAAAGACAAAGTTGTACCCCAAGCAGTAGCAGCCGTAATAGACGAAGAGCTGAATAAGCTTAATTTCTTAGAAAGCCACAGTTCTGAGTTCAA TGTCACCCGCAATTACCTTGACTGGTTAACGACGCTGCCTTGGGGTGTGACGAGTGAGGAAAATCTGGACATTGATCGTGCAAGCGAGATTCTGGATTCAGATCACTATGGCATGGAGGACATTAAAAAGCGTATACTTGAGTTTATAGCAGTAAGTCAGCTAAAAGGAACCACCCAGGGCAAAATTTTGTGCTTCCATGGGCCTCCAGGAGTTGGTAAAACCAGTATCGCACGTTCAATCGCTCGAGCGCTGAATAGGGAATATTTTCGGTTCAGCGTGGGTGGTATGACAGATGTTGCTGAAATTAAAGGTCACAGGCGAACATATGTCGGTGCCATGCCTGGAAAACTTATACAATGTTTGAAGAAAACTAAAACAGAGAATCCTTTGGTTTTGATTGACGAAGTTGATAAAATTGGAAA AGGTTATCAAGGAGATCCTAGTTCTGCACTGTTAGAAATGTTAGATCCAGAACAAAACGCTAATTTTTTGGACCATTACCTGGATGTTGCAGTAGATTTATCTAAGGTACTTTTCATATGTACTGCCAACGTCATTGATACTATACCGGAACCATTAAGAGATCGCATGGAAATGATTGATATGTCTG GTTATGTAGCGGAAGAAAAAATGGCTATTGCCCGTCAGTATTTGATTCCACAGGCGAAAAAGGAATGCGGACTCGAGGACAAACACATCAACATAACTGACGACGCGTTGCATGTTCTCATTAGAAGCTACTGTCGGGAATCGGGCGTAAGAAACCTCCAGAAACAAATTGAGAAAGTGATTAGAAAGGTCACATACAAAGTGGTAAGAAAAGAAATTGAATCTGCCGAAATCACGGGAAACAATTTGAACGAGTTACTTGGAAAACCCATCTTTACACACGATCGTATGTACAAAAATACGCCTCCTGGTGTTGTGATGGGTCTGGCCTGGACGGCAATGGGTGGGTCAGCATTGTACATTGAAACTGCTAAGCGGAAATTGTTAGAGGCTGGTAAAAAAGAAGGTTCTCGAGACGGTTCTTTGGAAGTTACCGGACATCTTGGTGATGTAATGAAAGAATCGGCTCGCATTTCTCTCACAGTTGCTCGAAACTTTATGCTAGAATTGGACGCGAAGAACGATTTCCTTGAATCCAATCACATTCATTTGCACGTGCCCGAGGGAGCAACTCCAAAGGATGGCCCTAGCGCAGGTGTGACGATAGTGACGGCTCTTTTGTCACTGGCAAAGAACCAACCAATTCGTCAAAATGTAGCGATGACGGGGGAAATTTCGCTTACCGGTGTTGTCCTCCCGGTCGGTGGAATTAAGGAAAAAACTATTGCCGCCAAGCGCAGCGGTGTGAACTGCATTATACTGCCAGAAGAAAACAAGAAGGATTTCACAGATCTGCCTAAATTTATCACTGATGGGCTGGAAGTGCATTTCGTAGAAAGCTACAAGGACGTGTACAAAATTGTGTTCTCTTAG
- the LOC129744314 gene encoding lon protease homolog, mitochondrial isoform X2 produces the protein MNQILCQATRFGRSNGVKSISSQLIRNRMPKHTAVASVAGSERLLSTIHQESCATQRSWIQFSAFSRTRKISHSPMVISARLFCAKNDTEDDDMLDTPEPAANSFGTQLPATVAIPEVWPHLPVIAAKRNPVFPRFMKILEITNPMLIDLIRRKVKLNQPYVGIFLKKDDDNPNELMDNLTEIYNVGTFAQIQEMQDLGDKIRLVVTAHRRIKITGQLYEDLEAPQEGKLDETDAEKRRRKHKNRNKKLVRNTNNDSTPEGEPIEEPPKRRLLNVGEQQPVLMVEVENIKHDTFKHTEEVKALTQEVIKTIRDIITMNPLYRESLQQMLNQNQRVVDNPVYLCDLGASLSSAEPQELQEILEELDIPKRLMLALSLLKKELELSKLQAKIGREVEEKVKQQHRKYILQEQLKVIKKELGIEKDDKDAIGEKYRERIKDKVVPQAVAAVIDEELNKLNFLESHSSEFNVTRNYLDWLTTLPWGVTSEENLDIDRASEILDSDHYGMEDIKKRILEFIAVSQLKGTTQGKILCFHGPPGVGKTSIARSIARALNREYFRFSVGGMTDVAEIKGHRRTYVGAMPGKLIQCLKKTKTENPLVLIDEVDKIGKGYQGDPSSALLEMLDPEQNANFLDHYLDVAVDLSKVLFICTANVIDTIPEPLRDRMEMIDMSGYVAEEKMAIARQYLIPQAKKECGLEDKHINITDDALHVLIRSYCRESGVRNLQKQIEKVIRKVTYKVVRKEIESAEITGNNLNELLGKPIFTHDRMYKNTPPGVVMGLAWTAMGGSALYIETAKRKLLEAGKKEGSRDGSLEVTGHLGDVMKESARISLTVARNFMLELDAKNDFLESNHIHLHVPEGATPKDGPSAGVTIVTALLSLAKNQPIRQNVAMTGEISLTGVVLPVGGIKEKTIAAKRSGVNCIILPEENKKDFTDLPKFITDGLEVHFVESYKDVYKIVFS, from the exons atgaatcaaatactTTGCCAAGCTACTCGCTTCGGGAGATCGAATGGAGTTAAAAGTATATCGTCACAGTTGATTCGAAATCGAATGCCGAAACACACGGCTGTAGCTTCGGTTGCTGGAAGCGAAAGATTGTTGAGCACCATTCACCAGGAATCATGTGCCACCCAACGATCGTGGATACAATTTTCTGCATTTAGTCGTACTCGAAAAATCAGTCACTCGCCAATGGTGATCAGTGCTCGGTTATTTTGCGCTAAAAACGATACTGAGGATGATGACATGCTGGACACGCCGGAACCGGCAGCTAACTCATTCGGTACCCAACTTCCAGCAACAGTGGCAATTCCGGAAGTGTGGCCCCATCTACCGGTGATTGCTGCCAAACGAAATCCGGTATTTCCCAGGTTCATGAAAATATTAGAG ATTACGAACCCCATGCTGATAGACTTAATTCGAAGGAAGGTTAAGCTTAATCAACCTTACGTTGGTATCTTTCTGAAAAAAGACGATGATAACCCCAACGAACTTATGGACAATCTGACCGAAATTTACAATGTGGGAACATTTGCTCAAATCCAGGAAATGCAGGATTTGGGTGATAAAATTCGACTGGTAGTCACAGCCCATCGGAGGATCAAAATTACCGGCCAGTTGTATGAAGACCTAGAAGCACCCCAAGAAGGCAAGC TTGATGAAACGGATGCAGAGAAGCGTAGACGCAAGCACAAGAATCGCAATAAAAAATTGGTTCGCAATACCAACAATGACAGCACACCGGAAGGCGAACCTATTGAGGAACCTCCCAAGCGACGCTTGCTGAACGTGGGTGAACAGCAACCAGTGTTGATGGTGgaagttgaaaatatcaaaCACGATACATTTAAACACACCGAAGAGGTCAAGGCACTTACTCAAGAGGTCATCAAGACAATACGTGATATAATTACGATGAATCCGCTCTACAG AGAGAGTCTACAACAAATGCTTAATCAGAATCAACGAGTTGTTGATAATCCCGTGTACCTTTGTGATCTTGGAGCTTCTCTCTCGTCAGCTGAACCGCAGGAGTTGCAGGAAATTCTTGAAGAGTTAGAT ATTCCAAAAAGACTGATGCTCGCATTGTCACTTCTAAAAAAAGAACTAGAACTGTCCAAGCTACAAGCCAAGATTGGTCGCGAGGTGGAGGAAAAAGTAAAGCAACAGCATCGCAAATATATACTACAGGAGCAACTGAAGGTTATCAAAAAAGAGCTTGGAATCGAGAAGGATGACAAGGATGCTATTGGAGAGAAGTACCGCGAAAGAATTAAAGACAAAGTTGTACCCCAAGCAGTAGCAGCCGTAATAGACGAAGAGCTGAATAAGCTTAATTTCTTAGAAAGCCACAGTTCTGAGTTCAA TGTCACCCGCAATTACCTTGACTGGTTAACGACGCTGCCTTGGGGTGTGACGAGTGAGGAAAATCTGGACATTGATCGTGCAAGCGAGATTCTGGATTCAGATCACTATGGCATGGAGGACATTAAAAAGCGTATACTTGAGTTTATAGCAGTAAGTCAGCTAAAAGGAACCACCCAGGGCAAAATTTTGTGCTTCCATGGGCCTCCAGGAGTTGGTAAAACCAGTATCGCACGTTCAATCGCTCGAGCGCTGAATAGGGAATATTTTCGGTTCAGCGTGGGTGGTATGACAGATGTTGCTGAAATTAAAGGTCACAGGCGAACATATGTCGGTGCCATGCCTGGAAAACTTATACAATGTTTGAAGAAAACTAAAACAGAGAATCCTTTGGTTTTGATTGACGAAGTTGATAAAATTGGAAA AGGTTATCAAGGAGATCCTAGTTCTGCACTGTTAGAAATGTTAGATCCAGAACAAAACGCTAATTTTTTGGACCATTACCTGGATGTTGCAGTAGATTTATCTAAGGTACTTTTCATATGTACTGCCAACGTCATTGATACTATACCGGAACCATTAAGAGATCGCATGGAAATGATTGATATGTCTG GTTATGTAGCGGAAGAAAAAATGGCTATTGCCCGTCAGTATTTGATTCCACAGGCGAAAAAGGAATGCGGACTCGAGGACAAACACATCAACATAACTGACGACGCGTTGCATGTTCTCATTAGAAGCTACTGTCGGGAATCGGGCGTAAGAAACCTCCAGAAACAAATTGAGAAAGTGATTAGAAAGGTCACATACAAAGTGGTAAGAAAAGAAATTGAATCTGCCGAAATCACGGGAAACAATTTGAACGAGTTACTTGGAAAACCCATCTTTACACACGATCGTATGTACAAAAATACGCCTCCTGGTGTTGTGATGGGTCTGGCCTGGACGGCAATGGGTGGGTCAGCATTGTACATTGAAACTGCTAAGCGGAAATTGTTAGAGGCTGGTAAAAAAGAAGGTTCTCGAGACGGTTCTTTGGAAGTTACCGGACATCTTGGTGATGTAATGAAAGAATCGGCTCGCATTTCTCTCACAGTTGCTCGAAACTTTATGCTAGAATTGGACGCGAAGAACGATTTCCTTGAATCCAATCACATTCATTTGCACGTGCCCGAGGGAGCAACTCCAAAGGATGGCCCTAGCGCAGGTGTGACGATAGTGACGGCTCTTTTGTCACTGGCAAAGAACCAACCAATTCGTCAAAATGTAGCGATGACGGGGGAAATTTCGCTTACCGGTGTTGTCCTCCCGGTCGGTGGAATTAAGGAAAAAACTATTGCCGCCAAGCGCAGCGGTGTGAACTGCATTATACTGCCAGAAGAAAACAAGAAGGATTTCACAGATCTGCCTAAATTTATCACTGATGGGCTGGAAGTGCATTTCGTAGAAAGCTACAAGGACGTGTACAAAATTGTGTTCTCTTAG